The following are encoded together in the Zingiber officinale cultivar Zhangliang chromosome 8A, Zo_v1.1, whole genome shotgun sequence genome:
- the LOC122011314 gene encoding putative disease resistance protein RGA4, which produces MLASYELKYLLLKMRPSPTMMAIQPLGIQHHLEMIRDNLWAVNSMTARTRFKLLYEVGWLKNEEMEWLRDVDVATADMKNLLNQILDSKKTIVESSGRHLHCSCLSDIRPTHHRHLILVELKEMLLNLNYLMHRGSRLGLQRESMDSMDPLEEEYMTILKSEVVGRDEDVDKIIAILQQPSFNNHNDDDDDNDDDDNNINHDDNDGGGGGAAVIDDENDDPLVIVINGSKMVGKTTFARMINHHTWVCQYFHHRIWVDVDLNSSLNLTNMIVREFQRSIIKMGETSESVCKLKLGLPLQVMWEFVNEQLGGSRYFLVLDCKDFPNRLQEEWDGLKRTLLRVGGQGSAILITHRTRTEFDTDMLHGVRFVETYNLDGLSEDAWLKLFLRHHDASANPSEQPKLSLGHAKQLFKDCNGLPIWAKYTASFRYDVDWINFEFENDNDPTETFSLIRIRTFQYLSLFLSKPNPEVILHILIADGTILDFIGVIDEISYDFWQRKWLFKGDEFDLIEIIDEISEEFWVRKLKLEEGKFDPNEMEAIVGIQYLQIRVGKDSRVKIPRQCRHLCLVFDSKAGAFRLPTLPVEVSSKLRTLIVQDDETATPISKVQTRRRAEEAAAAMRTIKMLAKLVDLHTFYLETTLIRQLPREVSKWVNLRYLHISKNDMEFLPESLCSLSNLLILSLLRCHKLQMLPERIHELQKLQILELVHCTKLGKLPKLVTRLKNLEELNVEGCCWLMELPEDLSSMQTLRVLNIVGCASMSLLPHGIQKMINLRKLSGIFITAGLSDGSFGLRELQALTNLEELRLRNLERVSKTEDETHIEPLWMIQKLQYASLHWDNDMSACEPATLLQLLEAFKFNTHLKSIEVISYMGMEFPSWMGKEISNANSLVEVKLINLKKCSTLRPLGELENLRKLEISGMDSIKEVDDACIGVSLKELTFSEMPALQQLSIVSYYRFRALHELKLIQCTKLNSINMESWVLYDNKVNLWLNMEPWWSREFSGWKNMKFVRSIEIVGCQELRYLPGGMQNLRNLQELKIMSCNNLVALPNWLNKLKSLCSLHIYACPKLSYIPEIIKTHLRVLKIEECPKLQM; this is translated from the coding sequence ATGTTGGCCTCCTATGAATTGAAGTACTTGTTGTTGAAAATGCGACCGTCACCGACAATGATGGCAATTCAACCTCTAGGTATTCAGCACCATCTAGAAATGATTCGTGATAACCTTTGGGCTGTCAATTCCATGACTGCAAGGACCAGGTTCAAGCTTTTATATGAAGTTGGATGGTTGAAGAATGAGGAGATGGAATGGTTGAGGGATGTGGATGTAGCAACTGCAGATATGAAAAACTTGCTCAACCAAATTTTGGATTCGAAGAAGACAATTGTAGAGTCGTCTGGTCGCCACTTGCATTGTTCTTGCTTGAGTGACATTCGACCGACACACCATCGCCACCTCATTTTGGTGGAGCTCAAGGAGATGCTGCTCAACTTGAACTATCTCATGCATAGAGGATCTAGATTGGGCCTTCAAAGGGAATCCATGGATTCCATGGATCCACTTGAAGAAGAGTACATGACCATCCTAAAAAGTGAGGTGGTTGGGAGGGATGAAGATGTAGACAAAATCATAGCAATTCTTCAACAACCGTCATTCAACAAtcacaatgatgatgatgatgacaacgATGATGATGATAACAACATCAACCATGATGACAATgacggtggtggtggtggtgctgCTGTTATTGATGACGAGAATGATGATCCATTAGTCATTGTGATAAATGGCTCAAAAATGGTTGGGAAGACTACCTTCGCCCGAATGATCAACCATCACACTTGGGTGTGTCAATACTTCCATCATCGCATCTGGGTGGATGTGGATTTAAATTCATCTCTCAATCTCACCAATATGATCGTCAGAGAATTTCAAAGATCCATAATCAAGATGGGGGAGACCTCTGAGAGTGTCTGCAAACTAAAACTTGGCCTACCACTACAAGTCATGTGGGAATTTGTCAATGAACAACTTGGCGGAAGCAGATATTTTCTTGTTCTAGATTGCAAAGACTTTCCAAATCGACTGCAAGAGGAGTGGGATGGTTTGAAGCGTACCCTCTTGCGCGTGGGAGGGCAAGGGAGTGCGATCTTGATCACCCACAGAACAAGAACAGAATTTGACACTGATATGCTACATGGGGTGAGGTTCGTTGAAACATACAACTTGGATGGATTATCAGAGGATGCATGGTTGAAATTGTTCCTGAGACATCATGATGCATCAGCCAACCCATCAGAGCAACCCAAACTGTCCCTGGGGCATGCTAAGCAGCTTTTCAAAGACTGCAATGGGTTGCCAATTTGGGCAAAGTATACAGCATCATTCAGGTATGATGTTGATTGGAtcaattttgagtttgaaaatgataatgATCCCACTGAAACTTTTTCACTTATCCGCATACGAACATTTCAATATCTATCATTGTTTCTTAGTAAGCCTAATCCTGAAGTCATCCTACACATATTGATAGCTGATGGTactatattagatttcattgGGGTCATTGATGAAATTTCTTATGACTTTTGGCAAAGAAAATGGCTATTTAAGGGAGATGAATTTGATTTGATTGAAATCATTGACGAGATTTCTGAAGAATTTTGGGTAAGGAAATTGAAATTAGAGGAAGGTAAATTTGATCCAAATGAAATGGAAGCAATTGTGGGGATACAATATTTGCAAATAAGGGTCGGTAAAGATTCAAGAGTAAAAATCCCAAGGCAGTGCCGTCATTTGTGTTTAGTATTTGACTCTAAAGCCGGTGCATTTCGGCTGCCAACCTTGCCAGTCGAGGTGAGCAGCAAGCTTAGAACACTGATTGTGCAAGATGATGAAACAGCAACTCCAATTTCAAAAGTCCAAACAAGACGACGAGCTGAAGAAGCAGCAGCAGCAATGAGAACGATAAAGATGTTGGCCAAACTTGTAGATTTGCACACGTTCTATCTGGAGACTACTCTCATCAGGCAGTTACCTAGAGAAGTAAGCAAGTGGGTAAACTTGAGATACCTCCACATTTCCAAGAATGACATGGAGTTCCTCCCGGAGTCACTTTGCAGCCTCAGTAACTTGTTGATTTTAAGTTTACTTCGTTGCCATAAGCTTCAAATGCTACCTGAACGAATTCATGAGCTTCAGAAGTTGCAGATTTTGGAACTAGTTCATTGCACAAAGCTTGGCAAATTACCGAAACTTGTGACCAGACTCAAGAACTTGGAAGAGCTAAATGTGGAAGGTTGCTGCTGGCTCATGGAGTTACCGGAGGATTTGAGCAGCATGCAAACGTTGAGAGTCCTCAACATCGTGGGATGCGCATCCATGTCATTGTTACCCCATGGGATTCAAAAGATGATAAACCTCCGTAAGTTGTCAGGAATATTTATCACAGCTGGTCTTAGTGATGGAAGCTTCGGACTCAGAGAGTTGCAGGCTTTGACAAATCTTGAAGAACTACGACTGCGGAACCTAGAACGAGTGTCGAAGACAGAGGATGAGACTCACATTGAGCCGTTGTGGATGATACAGAAGCTCCAATATGCGTCACTGCATTGGGATAACGATATGTCAGCGTGCGAACCAGCAACTTTGCTGCAGCTACTTGAAGCCTTCAAATTCAACACACATTTGAAAAGTATAGAGGTCATTTCTTATATGGGAATGGAATTTCCTAGTTGGATGGGCAAAGAAATTTCCAATGCCAATTCCCTAGTTGAGGTCAAGCTCATCAATCTGAAGAAATGCAGCACGCTACGACCACTTGGAGAACTTGAAAATCTAAGGAAACTTGAAATAAGCGGCATGGATTCGATAAAAGAGGTGGATGATGCCTGCATTGGTGTCAGCTTGAAAGAACTCACTTTCTCTGAGATGCCTGCATTGCAGCAATTGTCTATTGTTAGTTATTATCGCTTTCGTGCACTCCATGAACTGAAGCTAATTCAATGCACAAAATTGAATTCAATTAATATGGAGAGTTGGGTTTTGTATGATAACAAAGTTAATTTATGGTTGAACATGGAACCATGGTGGAGTCGCGAATTTTCGGGATGGAAAAATATGAAATTTGTTCGATCCATAGAGATAGTCGGGTGCCAGGAGCTGAGGTATCTGCCAGGAGGTATGCAGAACTTGAGAAATcttcaagaattgaaaattatgAGTTGCAATAATTTGGTGGCTCTGCCAAATTGGTTGAACAAATTGAAATCTCTCTGTTCCTTGCACATCTATGCTTGTCCCAAGCTGTCATACATCCCAGAGATAATCAAAACACATTTGCGAGTGCTGAAAATTGAAGAATGCCCCAAGCTTCAGATGTAA